A region from the Citrobacter telavivensis genome encodes:
- a CDS encoding DUF2556 domain-containing protein: MIRKYWWLVVFAVSVFLFDALLIQWIELITTEVDKCRNMDSVNPLKLVNCTDLQ, translated from the coding sequence ATGATTCGTAAGTATTGGTGGCTGGTTGTGTTTGCCGTCTCCGTTTTCCTTTTTGATGCCTTACTGATTCAGTGGATTGAGCTGATCACCACGGAAGTCGATAAATGCCGCAATATGGATTCTGTTAATCCGCTCAAACTGGTCAACTGCACCGATCTGCAATAG